One Flavobacterium sp. 90 DNA segment encodes these proteins:
- a CDS encoding Fic family protein has product MKTLLKNAREQKGLKTREVAQILGIDQALISKFESGTRKPTKDQISKLSQLLEIDYETLMIAWLKEKILYEIGDDDFALKALILAEQEIKYNKTVSKLKISNTLEKLLKEIDLLKEKLDSYRQYDSFKITQALELEYTFESNRIEGNTMTLRETDMVINEGLTISGKSMREHLEAINHHEAIGFIKDLMQRNVSLNERDLLSIHNLILRGIIPEDAGRYRKVQVMIKGSTHMPPQPFMVAKEMEDYFIWYEINKNKLHPVILAAEMHERLITIHPFIDGNGRTSRLVMNLILLQKGYIIANIKGDYDSRTHYYQTLETAQTKNNKEDFLLFVAQIEKENLERYISIIAQ; this is encoded by the coding sequence ATGAAAACACTTCTTAAAAACGCAAGAGAACAAAAAGGATTAAAGACCCGAGAAGTGGCACAAATACTTGGTATTGACCAAGCCTTAATAAGTAAATTTGAATCTGGAACAAGAAAACCAACTAAAGATCAAATTTCTAAACTTTCTCAACTTTTAGAAATCGATTACGAAACTTTGATGATTGCATGGCTTAAAGAAAAAATTCTCTACGAAATTGGAGATGATGACTTTGCTTTAAAAGCTTTAATACTAGCCGAGCAAGAAATAAAATATAATAAAACAGTTTCAAAATTAAAGATTTCCAATACTTTAGAAAAACTTTTAAAAGAGATCGATCTTTTAAAAGAAAAACTAGATAGTTATCGACAATATGATAGCTTTAAAATCACTCAGGCATTAGAGTTAGAATATACTTTTGAAAGTAATCGGATTGAAGGCAATACGATGACACTTCGAGAAACAGATATGGTTATCAATGAAGGTTTGACTATTTCCGGAAAAAGTATGCGAGAGCATTTAGAAGCAATCAATCATCACGAAGCGATTGGATTTATTAAAGATTTGATGCAAAGAAATGTTTCGCTAAACGAACGTGACCTTTTATCAATTCATAATTTAATTCTACGTGGGATAATTCCAGAAGATGCTGGTCGTTACAGAAAAGTTCAAGTTATGATAAAAGGAAGTACGCATATGCCGCCACAACCTTTTATGGTTGCAAAAGAAATGGAAGACTATTTTATTTGGTACGAAATCAATAAAAACAAATTACATCCTGTTATTCTAGCTGCCGAAATGCACGAAAGATTAATCACAATTCATCCTTTTATTGATGGAAACGGACGAACTTCTCGTCTTGTCATGAATTTAATTCTATTACAAAAAGGTTACATAATTGCTAATATAAAAGGAGATTACGATAGTCGCACGCATTATTATCAAACTCTTGAAACTGCTCAAACCAAGAATAACAAAGAAGACTTTTTACTTTTTGTTGCTCAAATTGAAAAAGAAAACCTTGAACGATATATTAGTATTATTGCTCAATAA
- a CDS encoding protein-L-isoaspartate(D-aspartate) O-methyltransferase: protein MKDTAKHQGLRNQLVSTLEQKGITDKAVLDAIKKIPRHLFLNSSFEDYAYQDKAFPIGAGQTISQPYTVAFQSQLLEVKKEHKILEIGTGSGYQTAVLCMLGAKVYSVERQNELFRTTSNLFPKLNIRPKHLSFGDGYKGLPTYAPFDSIIVTAGAPFIPQPLMAQLKIGGRLVIPLGEDVQIMTLLIRKNETQFEKHEFGEFRFVPLLEDKN from the coding sequence TTGAAAGACACTGCCAAACATCAAGGACTTCGTAATCAATTAGTAAGCACTTTAGAACAAAAAGGAATTACTGATAAAGCGGTTTTGGATGCGATAAAAAAAATCCCAAGACACCTTTTTCTAAATTCTAGTTTTGAAGATTACGCTTATCAGGATAAGGCTTTTCCTATAGGAGCGGGGCAAACTATTTCGCAACCTTATACTGTTGCTTTTCAATCTCAGTTATTAGAAGTTAAAAAAGAACACAAGATTCTTGAAATTGGAACCGGCTCCGGTTACCAAACTGCAGTTTTATGTATGTTGGGAGCTAAGGTGTATAGTGTAGAAAGACAAAATGAGTTGTTTAGAACTACTTCAAATTTATTTCCAAAATTAAATATTCGTCCTAAACATTTATCATTTGGAGATGGTTATAAAGGTTTACCAACTTATGCACCGTTTGATAGTATTATAGTTACGGCAGGCGCTCCTTTTATTCCGCAGCCATTAATGGCGCAGTTAAAAATAGGAGGGAGACTGGTTATTCCTTTAGGAGAAGATGTTCAGATTATGACTTTGCTGATTCGAAAAAATGAAACTCAATTCGAAAAACATGAGTTTGGAGAATTTCGATTCGTTCCTTTATTAGAAGATAAAAATTAA
- a CDS encoding Gfo/Idh/MocA family oxidoreductase has product MLKVGVLGAGHLGKIHLRLLQQSDKYELVGFYDENQENAERISKEFGYKNFSTIAKLIHAVDVIDIVTPTLSHYKCAKVAIKSGKHIFIEKPIANTVEEAEEIIALAKEYNVKGQVGHVERFNPAFIATKNMIENPMFIETHRLAEFNPRGTDVPVVLDLMIHDIDAILSVVHSKVKDIHASGVSVISDTPDIANARIEFENGCVANLTASRISMKNMRKTRFFQRDAYISVDFLEKRCEVVRMKDAPEVPGDFDMILQNAEGVKKQIYFTNPDVEQNNAILDELESFANAIKTDTTPVVTLEQATDALRVAYQIIDCFEK; this is encoded by the coding sequence ATGTTAAAAGTAGGAGTTTTAGGTGCAGGTCATCTTGGTAAAATACATTTACGCTTATTACAACAATCTGACAAGTACGAATTAGTTGGATTTTACGACGAAAATCAAGAAAATGCCGAAAGAATTTCAAAAGAATTCGGTTATAAAAACTTCAGTACTATTGCAAAATTAATCCACGCTGTGGATGTAATTGATATTGTGACACCAACACTTTCTCATTACAAATGTGCAAAAGTCGCTATCAAATCCGGTAAACATATCTTTATCGAAAAACCAATTGCCAACACTGTAGAAGAAGCTGAAGAAATTATTGCTTTAGCAAAAGAATACAATGTAAAAGGTCAGGTTGGTCATGTTGAACGCTTTAATCCAGCGTTTATTGCTACAAAAAACATGATCGAAAATCCCATGTTTATAGAAACGCATCGTTTGGCCGAGTTTAATCCACGTGGTACAGATGTTCCTGTAGTTCTCGATTTAATGATTCACGATATTGATGCTATTTTGAGCGTTGTACATTCAAAAGTAAAAGATATTCACGCAAGTGGAGTTTCGGTAATTAGTGATACTCCGGATATTGCCAATGCAAGAATTGAATTCGAAAATGGATGCGTTGCCAATTTAACAGCAAGCAGAATTTCGATGAAAAACATGCGTAAAACACGTTTCTTTCAAAGAGATGCCTACATTTCAGTTGATTTTCTGGAAAAAAGATGCGAAGTTGTTCGTATGAAAGATGCTCCTGAAGTTCCAGGAGATTTTGACATGATTTTGCAAAATGCCGAAGGTGTAAAAAAACAAATCTATTTTACTAATCCTGATGTTGAACAAAACAATGCAATTCTGGACGAATTAGAGTCTTTTGCAAACGCAATAAAAACTGATACTACGCCAGTTGTAACGCTTGAACAAGCTACAGATGCTTTAAGAGTAGCGTATCAGATTATTGATTGTTTCGAAAAATAA
- a CDS encoding 3-hydroxyacyl-CoA dehydrogenase NAD-binding domain-containing protein, which produces MKTIAVIGAGTMGNGIAHTFAQSGFTVKLIDLSEKSLDKGMATIAANLDRMLSKGTITQEDVAKTITNIITYTDIKDGVVGVDLVVEAATENVELKLNIFKQLNEACSHNTILATNTSSISITQIGSVVAHPERVIGMHFMNPVPIMKLVEIIRGYNTSDEVTKIIMDLSERLGKVPVEVNDYPGFVANRILMPMLNEAIETLYNKVAGVYEIDTVMKLGMGHPMGPLQLADFIGLDVCLAILNVMYEGFKNPKYAPCPLLVNMVRAGKLGVKSGEGFYDYRESKKAEKISKQFV; this is translated from the coding sequence ATGAAAACTATAGCTGTAATTGGTGCAGGAACAATGGGTAACGGAATTGCTCACACATTTGCACAAAGTGGTTTTACGGTAAAACTTATCGATCTATCCGAAAAATCATTAGACAAAGGAATGGCAACTATCGCTGCCAATTTAGATCGAATGCTTTCTAAAGGAACAATTACTCAGGAAGATGTTGCAAAAACGATCACCAATATTATTACCTATACAGATATTAAAGATGGCGTTGTTGGAGTGGATTTAGTTGTTGAAGCTGCTACAGAAAACGTAGAGTTAAAACTGAATATTTTCAAACAATTAAACGAAGCTTGTTCTCACAATACAATTCTGGCAACTAATACTTCTTCGATTTCAATTACACAAATCGGGTCTGTTGTCGCACATCCTGAACGTGTTATTGGTATGCACTTTATGAATCCGGTGCCAATTATGAAATTAGTCGAAATCATTCGCGGATACAATACAAGCGATGAAGTGACTAAAATTATCATGGATTTATCTGAGAGATTAGGAAAAGTTCCTGTTGAAGTAAACGATTATCCTGGTTTTGTGGCAAACAGAATTTTGATGCCAATGCTAAACGAAGCAATCGAAACGTTATATAATAAAGTTGCTGGTGTTTACGAAATTGACACTGTAATGAAATTAGGAATGGGACATCCAATGGGACCGCTTCAATTGGCTGATTTTATTGGTCTTGATGTTTGTCTTGCTATTTTGAATGTAATGTACGAAGGTTTCAAAAATCCTAAATATGCTCCTTGTCCATTATTAGTAAATATGGTAAGAGCCGGAAAACTTGGTGTAAAATCCGGTGAAGGCTTTTACGATTATAGAGAAAGTAAAAAAGCAGAGAAAATCTCTAAGCAGTTTGTTTAA
- a CDS encoding YggS family pyridoxal phosphate-dependent enzyme, whose product MSAIKQNLLQIKGNLPENVTLVAVSKTKPVSDLMQAYEAGQRIFGENKIQEMTDKHEQMPKDIQWHMIGHVQSNKVKFMAPFVSLIHGVDSLKLLQEINKQALKNNRIIDCLLQIYIAEEESKFGLDQNELNELLSSSEFKEMKNIRILGLMGMATFTENQNQIKKEFIHLKSIFDSLKHINEYGKDALQCVSTISMGMSGDYQLAIECGSTMVRIGSSIFGGR is encoded by the coding sequence ATGAGTGCAATAAAGCAAAATTTGCTTCAAATAAAAGGCAATTTACCTGAAAACGTAACTTTGGTTGCGGTTTCTAAAACTAAACCTGTTTCGGATTTGATGCAAGCATACGAAGCTGGTCAGCGTATTTTTGGAGAAAATAAAATCCAGGAAATGACTGATAAGCACGAACAAATGCCAAAAGATATTCAGTGGCACATGATAGGTCATGTACAATCGAATAAAGTCAAATTTATGGCACCGTTTGTGAGTTTGATTCATGGAGTTGACAGTTTAAAATTATTGCAGGAAATCAATAAACAAGCTTTAAAAAACAATAGAATTATCGATTGTTTGCTTCAAATATATATTGCCGAAGAAGAATCTAAATTTGGTTTAGACCAAAACGAATTAAATGAATTATTATCTTCGTCAGAGTTCAAAGAAATGAAAAACATTCGTATCTTAGGATTAATGGGAATGGCAACCTTTACAGAAAACCAAAACCAAATTAAAAAAGAATTTATACATTTAAAATCGATTTTTGATTCTTTAAAACATATTAACGAATATGGTAAAGACGCACTGCAGTGCGTCTCTACAATTTCCATGGGAATGTCCGGAGATTATCAACTTGCCATAGAATGCGGAAGCACAATGGTTAGAATTGGAAGCAGCATTTTTGGAGGAAGGTAA
- a CDS encoding exonuclease domain-containing protein — protein MYAILDIETTGGQFNEEGITEIAIYKFDGHEVVDQFISLVNPEIPIQPFVVKLTGINNAMLQSAPKFFEVAKRIIEITSDCIIVAHNASFDYRILRTEFRRLGYDFEARTLCTVELAKKLIPDQPSYSLGKLVRALGIPMADRHRASGDAMATTKLFKMLLEKDLEKTIVKDFIKLEVEKGIAPKLLDLLAQMPAKTGVYYIYNEGGSLIYIGKSQNIKKRINQHFTGITTKSKKIQAEVFTITYDETGSELIALLKESEEIKINRPRHNRSQRKTIFLYALYAEKDANGYMNLRLEKADGRKKEITSFATLQEGKNALFRYTSKYHLCQKLTGLYKTQKECFQYKIKECDGACIGEVSPEEYNIRVQQFISENSFENKSMILLDRGRNVNERSAVLIENGIYKGYAYYDLNYQITNIEILKNILIPMQHNRDVKNIIQNYIRKSKSLKILHF, from the coding sequence TTGTACGCAATACTAGACATAGAAACCACTGGAGGCCAGTTTAACGAAGAAGGAATTACTGAAATCGCCATTTATAAATTTGATGGTCATGAAGTAGTTGACCAATTCATTAGCCTTGTTAATCCCGAAATTCCGATTCAGCCTTTTGTGGTGAAATTAACCGGAATCAATAATGCTATGTTGCAGTCAGCTCCAAAGTTTTTTGAAGTCGCCAAAAGAATCATCGAAATCACTTCAGATTGTATTATCGTAGCACATAATGCCTCATTTGATTATAGAATTTTACGTACCGAATTCAGACGTTTAGGTTATGATTTCGAAGCCAGAACACTTTGCACTGTTGAACTTGCCAAAAAACTAATTCCGGATCAGCCTTCTTATAGTTTAGGCAAGCTTGTTCGTGCACTTGGAATTCCAATGGCAGACAGACATCGTGCCAGCGGAGACGCAATGGCAACCACCAAGTTGTTCAAAATGCTTCTCGAAAAAGACTTGGAAAAAACAATCGTCAAAGATTTTATAAAACTTGAAGTCGAAAAAGGAATTGCTCCAAAACTACTGGATCTTTTAGCGCAAATGCCTGCAAAAACTGGCGTTTACTACATTTATAATGAAGGTGGAAGCCTTATATATATTGGCAAAAGCCAAAATATCAAAAAGAGAATCAATCAGCATTTTACCGGAATTACAACTAAAAGTAAAAAAATTCAAGCCGAAGTTTTCACCATAACTTATGACGAAACCGGAAGCGAATTAATTGCACTTTTAAAAGAAAGTGAAGAAATAAAAATAAACCGTCCCAGACATAATCGTTCTCAAAGAAAAACCATTTTTTTATATGCATTATATGCCGAAAAAGATGCAAATGGCTATATGAATCTTAGGCTTGAAAAAGCAGATGGACGAAAAAAAGAAATCACCTCGTTTGCTACTTTACAAGAAGGTAAAAATGCGCTTTTCAGATATACATCAAAATATCATTTGTGTCAAAAGCTTACCGGATTATACAAAACCCAAAAAGAGTGTTTTCAATATAAAATAAAAGAATGTGACGGTGCTTGTATTGGCGAAGTTAGTCCTGAAGAATACAACATTCGCGTTCAGCAATTTATATCCGAAAATAGCTTTGAAAACAAAAGTATGATTCTACTTGACAGAGGTAGAAACGTGAATGAAAGAAGCGCTGTATTAATCGAAAACGGAATTTATAAAGGTTACGCTTATTACGACCTGAATTATCAAATTACCAATATTGAGATTCTAAAAAACATTCTGATCCCGATGCAGCACAATCGAGATGTAAAAAATATTATTCAAAATTACATCCGAAAAAGTAAATCGCTTAAAATCCTTCATTTTTAA
- a CDS encoding ion transporter, which yields MKKIKSKYDLFRQKTQIIIYGSNTFFGRLFDLILLGLILLSVLLVMLDTVEGINQKYHSQLLVCEWIITIFFTIEFILRIISIQKPLKYVFSFYGIIDLMAILPMYLSIFFPATNVLTIVRILRFFRLFKILHIPQISQQSKQLREAMEASKEKILVFIYFVIISAVIIGSLMYVVEGKESGFTSIPVGIYWAIVTLTTVGYGDISPASPLGQFLASLVMIMGYGIIAVPTGIVTAEFAKSSLRNNAVSTKKTCQKCNSQLHFDSAKYCHECGTELSNN from the coding sequence ATGAAAAAAATTAAATCAAAATACGATCTTTTCAGGCAAAAAACCCAAATTATTATTTACGGTAGTAATACATTTTTTGGGCGTTTATTTGATTTGATACTTTTGGGACTTATTTTACTAAGTGTCCTTTTAGTAATGTTGGACACAGTTGAAGGTATCAATCAAAAATACCACTCACAACTTCTTGTTTGCGAATGGATTATTACTATTTTCTTTACCATAGAATTTATTTTACGTATTATTTCGATACAAAAACCCCTAAAATATGTTTTCAGCTTTTACGGAATCATCGATTTAATGGCAATACTCCCCATGTATTTATCTATATTTTTTCCTGCGACAAATGTTTTAACCATTGTAAGAATCCTGCGTTTCTTTCGATTGTTTAAAATCTTGCACATACCGCAAATTTCACAGCAATCCAAACAACTTCGGGAAGCTATGGAAGCCAGCAAAGAAAAAATTTTGGTATTTATCTACTTTGTAATTATTAGCGCAGTAATTATTGGTTCACTAATGTACGTTGTCGAAGGCAAAGAAAGTGGTTTTACCAGCATTCCTGTCGGGATTTATTGGGCAATTGTAACCCTAACTACCGTTGGTTACGGCGACATTTCGCCGGCGTCTCCATTAGGTCAGTTTTTAGCCTCGCTAGTTATGATTATGGGTTACGGAATAATTGCCGTGCCAACAGGAATCGTAACGGCAGAATTTGCAAAAAGCAGCTTACGAAATAATGCAGTTAGCACAAAAAAAACATGTCAAAAGTGCAATTCACAATTGCATTTTGATAGCGCAAAATATTGTCATGAATGCGGAACCGAGTTATCAAATAATTAA
- the miaA gene encoding tRNA (adenosine(37)-N6)-dimethylallyltransferase MiaA, with amino-acid sequence MKYLITIVGPTAIGKTALSIALAQHFKCEIISCDSRQFFKEMTIGTAVPNQEELQAAKHHFIQNKSIFENYTVGDYEKEALLKLEELFQNNDFAILIGGSGLYVDAILKGFDEFPEIDPAVRSQVNSNYGNLGIEYLQEQLQLLDPDYYQKITVENPQTLQNPQRMMRFVEVCIGTQKPYSSFLNQKKNNRNFTPILIGLEAERSTIYDRINQRVDIMINEGLLQEAETLYPNKALNALQTVGYRELFSYFDGDFSLPFAIEEIKKNTRRFSKRQLTWFKRNENTKWFDYATNRKKIKDYIENLLK; translated from the coding sequence ATGAAATACTTAATAACCATCGTCGGACCAACAGCCATAGGAAAAACAGCCTTAAGCATTGCTTTGGCACAACATTTCAAATGCGAAATAATCTCTTGTGATAGTCGTCAATTCTTCAAAGAAATGACAATTGGCACAGCCGTTCCTAATCAGGAAGAATTACAAGCTGCAAAACATCATTTTATCCAAAACAAATCAATTTTCGAAAATTATACCGTTGGTGATTACGAAAAAGAAGCACTTCTTAAATTAGAAGAATTATTTCAAAATAATGATTTCGCCATTCTTATTGGCGGTTCAGGATTATATGTTGATGCAATTTTAAAAGGTTTCGATGAATTCCCCGAAATTGATCCAGCGGTACGTTCTCAGGTAAATTCTAATTACGGCAACCTCGGAATTGAATATTTGCAAGAACAATTACAACTTTTAGATCCTGATTATTATCAAAAAATAACCGTAGAAAATCCACAAACGCTTCAAAATCCGCAGCGAATGATGCGTTTTGTAGAAGTTTGTATCGGAACTCAAAAGCCATATTCCTCATTTCTAAATCAGAAGAAAAATAACAGAAACTTCACTCCTATTTTAATTGGTTTAGAAGCAGAAAGATCCACAATTTACGACAGAATCAACCAACGAGTTGACATCATGATAAACGAAGGTTTATTGCAGGAAGCAGAAACTTTATATCCTAATAAAGCGTTAAATGCGCTGCAAACCGTCGGTTATCGAGAATTATTTAGTTATTTTGACGGAGATTTCTCGTTGCCATTTGCTATCGAAGAAATCAAAAAAAACACCAGACGTTTCTCAAAAAGACAACTTACCTGGTTTAAAAGAAATGAAAACACAAAATGGTTTGATTATGCCACAAATAGAAAAAAAATTAAAGATTACATAGAAAATCTTCTAAAGTAA
- a CDS encoding acyl-ACP thioesterase domain-containing protein, protein MPISPNFTSVLSKDWEINFTQCTPNGFLKYTDLCNILQLTAAAHSEVGGISFFDMQEFHQAWVLSRMRVEISALPKWQDIVTVKTWINSLENSRSVRALEMYVNGKKIVGCETYWAVFNTQARRPEPLALPYEHFELFPDNRATTEGFSKININHEKGAIFEKTVYLSDLDIVNHVNNVKYLEWCLDHVDEKRILKQEVKSFEMNFMKELSLKDNVVIHESEDDDHTTATFSITKNEKTCFALELHWK, encoded by the coding sequence ATGCCTATATCACCAAATTTCACATCAGTTTTAAGTAAAGACTGGGAAATCAATTTTACACAATGTACTCCAAATGGTTTTTTAAAATACACCGATTTATGCAATATTCTACAACTAACAGCTGCAGCACATTCAGAAGTTGGAGGCATTAGTTTTTTTGATATGCAGGAATTTCACCAAGCTTGGGTTTTAAGCAGAATGCGCGTTGAAATTTCGGCGCTACCAAAATGGCAAGATATTGTAACCGTAAAAACATGGATCAATAGTTTAGAAAATTCCCGTTCTGTTCGTGCCCTTGAAATGTACGTAAACGGTAAAAAAATAGTAGGCTGTGAAACTTATTGGGCCGTATTTAATACGCAAGCGCGCCGTCCTGAACCATTGGCTTTACCTTACGAACATTTTGAATTATTCCCAGACAATAGAGCAACAACCGAAGGTTTTTCTAAAATAAACATCAACCACGAAAAAGGAGCTATTTTTGAAAAAACCGTTTATTTATCAGATTTAGATATTGTAAATCATGTCAATAATGTCAAATACTTAGAATGGTGTTTAGATCATGTAGATGAAAAGCGAATTTTAAAACAAGAAGTAAAAAGTTTCGAAATGAATTTCATGAAAGAACTTTCACTAAAAGATAATGTAGTAATTCACGAAAGTGAAGACGACGATCATACTACGGCAACATTCAGTATTACTAAAAATGAGAAAACGTGTTTTGCATTAGAATTACATTGGAAGTAA